A single genomic interval of Leishmania panamensis strain MHOM/PA/94/PSC-1 chromosome 25 sequence harbors:
- a CDS encoding hypothetical protein (TriTrypDB/GeneDB-style sysID: LpmP.25.1970) produces the protein MNSSVSDPPQVATSSDATPERSTVELQPAIRQRTIAFCFPNPRSASSTGTAAEVENDNADGGIRAVLHLSIRGFVDYLLLFVTEAQTCAPGVLLRYDAPAVGPSAFMYDDETPSLDFTVLLGLRDHPLTNLLASTIAHRIRRYGETRPLLMGLSVVETAKELSSGRAKKLFLDYAASNLLELAGEAQATPE, from the coding sequence ATGAACTCGAGCGTCAGTGATCCACCGCAGGTCGCCACGTCCTCCGACGCCACACCAGAGCGTTCGACTGTCGAGCTTCAGCCAGCCATTCGCCAGCGTACCATCGCCTTCTGCTTCCCCAACCCCAGGTCAGCATCCTCCACGggaacagcagcggaggtCGAGAACGATAACGCTGATGGGGGCATCCGTGCGGTACTCCACCTGTCAATTCGGGGCTTCGTCGATTACTTGCTGCTGTTCGTGACCGAGGCGCAGACCTGCGCGCCTggtgtcctcctccgctacGACGCGCCAGCTGTTGGGCCCAGCGCCTTTATGTACGACGATGAGACGCCATCACTCGACTTTACGGTCCTGCTCGGCCTCCGCGACCACCCGCTGACAAACCTGCTCGCGAGCACTATAGCGCACCGCATCCGTCGCTACGGCGAAACACGaccgctgctgatggggCTCAGTGTGGTGGAAACAGCAAAGGAGCTGAGCAGCGGCCGTGCCAAGAAGCTATTCCTCGACTACGCGGCGTCCAACCTGCTCGAGTTGGCGGGAGAAGCGCAGGCAACGCCAGAGTGA